TGTTAAGATTACTGCTTCTTCCAGTGTACGCAGGTATAAATGAATATCTGTAAAAAAGTTATCGAGATCCAATATAGGATAGCCAACCAATTGCCCAGGCCCATGATAGGTAATATCGCCCCCACGGTTTATTTTGTGGTAAGTTGCTCCCTTTTCTCTAAGCCCTTCCTCATTTAGCAGGAGATTATCCTGGTGACCACTCTTGCCAAGTGTATAAACATGGGGGTGCTCACAAAAAATAAGATAGTTGGGCGTAGCAAGGTTGCTTCCATCGGTGCGATTTTGGATTTTTAAAGCCACAGTACTGTTAAATACAGTATCCTGCTGATCCCATGCCTGCTGGTAATCTATCAACCCCCAATCTATAAATTCAACGCGTTTGTTCATGATTACCATTTAACCGGCTACATAGCCAAGCATGTACCCTTCTATTGTATTAAAATAATTTACATTCAGACTTTTTGTACCCTCCGGCAAATCAACCAACACCTGCATATAACCTTCATTGCTCAATTCAAACTCCTGGATATGGATATCCCTTTTAAATTCCAACCCTTTTTTTCCATACCATTTATATACCGCCTCTTTGGCACACCAGCAGGCATACAATCCTTGTGTATTGTCTTTTACATTTGGCAAAGCGAGTTCGGGAGGCGAAAGGAACTTTTGTTGTATCCGGTGAATTTTAGTTTTAACCTGTTCTATATCTACCCCAACATCTTCTTGTCCAATCATCACCGCGGCATAATCATAAGAATGACTTAAAGAAATTTTTAAAGGACTATTTACCAGGTACGGCTTGCCATGTTCGTCCATCCTGCAGTCTATATAATCTGCTGTATTGAGCATGGTTCTTAGCAGTAAACGGGTACTTAGCCAGTGCAGCATGCGCTTCCCGTTATTTAAAGAAGCCAGGTAATCAAGCTCGTGCTGTTTTAGTTGTAATCCTGCCAGTAAAAGTTCTTCACTTTCTTCGATTTTCCATACAGAGAGTATGGTGTGGTTATCAATATTTTTATTAAAAACTACAGGCATGCCTATTTTAAAAATCAATGCAAAAGTATCTTAAATTAATCATAATTTAGCCCAAATACTTAAAAATGATACTTTCTGACAAGCGAATACTGGCCGAGATTGAAAAAGGCACCATCATTATAGAACCATTTAATGCTGATTGTTTAGGCACAAACTCTTA
The nucleotide sequence above comes from Pedobacter sp. MC2016-14. Encoded proteins:
- a CDS encoding 4'-phosphopantetheinyl transferase superfamily protein, which encodes MPVVFNKNIDNHTILSVWKIEESEELLLAGLQLKQHELDYLASLNNGKRMLHWLSTRLLLRTMLNTADYIDCRMDEHGKPYLVNSPLKISLSHSYDYAAVMIGQEDVGVDIEQVKTKIHRIQQKFLSPPELALPNVKDNTQGLYACWCAKEAVYKWYGKKGLEFKRDIHIQEFELSNEGYMQVLVDLPEGTKSLNVNYFNTIEGYMLGYVAG